AGCTGGAAGGTGGTGATCCGCGGAGGACGATGTTATATACCTTCCTAACCATCCCGTTGTTGCAATTGATTCAGGTACACCTGTTTGCCAGATTTCCATGGAGCGGAAGTGAGAGAGATCTGGTTTTGGATACCCAACACCCTGAACAATAGCGAGTTTTCCATCTTGGAACATAAATTGTAAATTTCTTAAACAAGGATGTAATCCTATTTGATTGTTGAGAGGAAGTACTTCCTCTTGCTTGTATCTGAGAGTCGGTCTGGCGTCATAATATCGGCCGTTTGTATAGGGAATAACTGTGTTTAATCCATCATTACCGCCAGATAGTTGAACGACTACAAGAGTGGGTGATTTTACTGGTAAAGTCGCAGCATCATTATTGGCGTAAACTGCTTGTCCGATTCTAGAGAAACCGCCTAAGCTAATTGTGGCAATTAGCTGAGAACTTTTTATTAAGAAATCTCTCCTAGTCAAATTCATGAACTAATCCTCCTTCCTCATTATTTCAGTTGAGCTTCTGGACACATGAGCATGAGATGTATGAATGGGCATACTTCATCTTTTGTATGTAGTCGACTTGTACTTGCGAAATTGGTTAACCCATATAATGTAGCGGGACTTAGAACAGGAATGCTTAACTGCCTTCCCATGAATTTAATTCTGTCTAAAGTTGGCATCTTTTCAGTTTCAGAAAATGGCTGCAGCCATGAGATGCTGATATATTTAACAGCCCATTCTACAAACTGAAAGCGAGAGAATAGATAAGTTGTGGATAGCCAAGCTTGATCACCTTGCCAACCGGCTACATTAGGAGGATTATATAATTCTTGTCCCATTGCTTTTGCAATATTAATTATGTATCTGTTGAAAGGCAAAGGAAGCAATCTGCTTAGAGTAACGATATATTCGACTGGCGACTTTATAAGGGACATTACAACATGTTCTTCGTAGAATTTGTCTGATAAAAAAATAGTGGAAATGGTATCTCCAATATTTTGGGATTTTTTTAGTTGAGAGGCTACTTCTGCAACCCATGTTTGAGGAGGGTTGGGAAGAGCAAAGTATTGAAGTAATTTGTTGGCTATGAATGAATATAATGCGTCTTGTCCTATTAGGATATTGATAATATCATCTGCATCCAAGAAGCCGCTTTTACCAAGCACGGTCTTCATTCCTGAGTCATGTTGTGCAGGATCCAAATCGACCAGATCATTTACACGGTCGTAATTCCAGCCCGTAAAGGAGCGGGCTGCTTCTTTAACATCCTGTTCGCTATAGCAGCCTCTTCCCAAAGTAAATAGTTCCATAACCTCTCGCGCATAGTTTTCATTGGGACTGCCTTTTCGATTCTGTCCAACATCAAGCCACATCATCATAGCTGGGTCGGTACCTATTTCATTAAGTAAGTCTCTAAAAGATCCCAGAGCATACCTTCGGAAAAGTTCATTTTGCCTCAACATTAAAGGGGGTAAATGAACTTTCCCAATTGATGTGGCAAAATGACTGTGCCAAAATAGAGTCATTTTCTCAATAAGCGGCGCGCTTGTGTTGATCATGCGATAAAACCAATATAACTGTTGATCACCTAGTTGATTGGAATTTAAAGCAATACCATCACATATTACATCATTCATCTCCTTCATTGATTGCGGATAATCTGTTAATGGTTGTCCGGTAATTAGACGGTTGACAGTTTCTAGCTTTCCTAGTTTAAGACAAGCATCTATTTCTAATTTAGTCCCACCAAAGGACGCACGATTAAGCAGATGTATGACTTCGTGTTCTGTCCAAATTTGCGACACTTTTTCACCTCCGTGAAATATGTAGAAATATATATTATTATAGACGTTCTTATGATACGCTTTGTTTCGTTAACGGTGAAAAAAATCTAAAACGCAAAAAATCAAAAAAAAGAAAAGATAAGGTCTGGTAATTTATTATCAAAAAGCTAAGATTTTATCCGTTAATGTGGCAAAGCCTCAAAGCAAATGGTACAATAATGCAAGTGAGCAAATTAACTTGTATGTACAAGTAAAAGAATCAAAAACCAATGAACATATATAGGAGGAACGTTTCATGACAGCTACGAATCAAACGATCGAGCAGCTTGCGGTGAATACAATCCGTACTCTCGGTATCGACGCGATTGAAAAGTCTAAATCCGGCCATCCAGGTATCGTAATGGGGGCAGCTCCCATGGCGTATGTGCTGTGGACACAGCATATGAAGCACAATCCGGCTAACCCGAAATGGGTAAACCGTGACCGCTTTGTCCTGTCTGCAGGACATGGCTCCATGCTGCTGTACAGCATGCTGCACCTTTGCGGATATGATCTCTCCCTGGATGAAATCAAGAATTTCCGTCAATGGGGAAGTAAAACGCCTGGTCACCCTGAGTTCGGCCACACAGCAGGTGTAGACGCAACAACCGGTCCTCTTGGACAAGGTGTAGGTATGGCTGTAGGTATGGCAATGGCTGAAGCGCATCTTAGAGAAACTTACAACAAAGATAGCTTCAATGTAATTGATCACTATACCTACGCAATTTGCGGCGACGGCGACTTGATGGAGGGCGTTTCCTACGAGGCGATTTCCTTGGCAGGTCACCTGAAGCTGGGCAAGTTGATTATGCTTTATGATTCCAATGATATCTCCTTGGATGGCGAGCTGAACATGGCTTTCTCCGAGAATATTCAAAAACGCTTTGAATCTGCAAACTGGCAGTATCTGCGCGTAGAGCAAGAGAACGACCTTGCTGCAATTTCCAAAGCTCTGGAAGAAGCGAAGGCGGACCCAACTCGACCTACTTTGATCGAAGTTCGTACAACAATTGGCTTCGGAAGCCCGAACAAAGGCGGAAAAGGCGGACACGCAGGCCCTCACGGTTCACCGCTTGGCACGGACGAAGCGAAGCTGACCAAGCAAGCTTACGGCTGGCCGGAAGAGCCTGACTTCCTCGTACCGGATGAAGTAAGAGCTCACTACGCACAAGTAAAAGAAAACGGCGGTAACGCTGAAGCTGCTTGGAACAAGTTGATGGATGCTTACAAATCCGCACACCCTGAGCTGGCGGCTCAATTCAATATGGCTGTTAACGGCGAGCTTCCTGCTGGCTGGGACGCTGGACTTCCTGTCTATTCCACAGAAGACAAGCCATTGGCTACACGCGCAGCTTCCGGTAATGCCATCAATGGCATTGCGGGCAAATTGCCGCAATTGATTGGCGGTTCTGCCGACCTTGCAAGCTCCAACAACACCATGATCAAAGGCGAAAGCAACTACACATCCGCTAACTATGCGGGCCGCAACCTGTGGTTCGGTGTACGCGAGTTCGGTATGGGTACGGCTCTGAACGGTATGGCGCTTCACGGCGGTCTGAAAGTATACGGAGCGACTTTCTTCGTATTCTCCGATTACCTGCGCGCTTCCATTCGTCTTGCTGCACTGATGAAGCTTCCGGTTGTTTACGTGCTGACACACGACAGTATCGCTGTTGGTGAAGACGGTCCGACTCACGAACCGATCGAGCAGCTTCCTGCTCTTCGCGTTATCCCGGGTGTTACTGTAATGCGTCCAGCTGACGGTAACGAGACTTCCCAAGCATGGCGCTATGCGTTATCCCAACAGGAAGGTCCAGTAGCCTTGGTGCTGACGCGTCAAAATCTGCCAATCTTGGAAGGTTCCGCAGAGCTTGCTAAAGCGAACATCGACAAAGGCGCATATGTAATTTCCGATGCAGCTAACGGCAAACCGGATGCACAGATCCTGGCGACAGGCTCCGAAGTTCAATTGGCTGTAGCAGCTCAAAAACAACTTCAAGCAGAAGGCATCCACGTTCGCGTTGTCAGCATGCCAAGCTTGGAGCTGTTCGAGAAGCAGCCGCAATCGTACAAGGATTCCGTTATTCTACCTGAAGTGAAGAAACGTCTTGCTGTAGAAATGGCTTATCCATTAGGATGGGAAAAGTATGTAGGCGATCAAGGCTCCATTCTGGGAATCAGCACATTCGGTGCTTCCGCTCCTGGAGACCGCGTCCTGAAAGAGTACGGTTTCTCCGTTGAAAATGTGGTAGCTCGCGTGAAGGCTTTGCTTTCCTAATATGTATTCATGAAATGAAATAATAGCATCTCGCGGCAGCGTTTGAGCATACGTCGGGATTTTGCCTGCCGACAAGTGATCACGACCCGCTGTTTGACTAGGGTTTGATTACTTTGGCAGGCTTCTCCGGCTGCTTGCTCACAGACTTGGCCATAGCACTGAACCGGCACAGTCGGTTCGCCAGACGAGCCTTTGCCGCGGGATGCAACTAACCATAGGGGGAAACGTAGATCATGTCCAGCTTTGAAAATGTAACCGTGCTTACCAAAGCCAATGTTTACTTTGACGGCAAAGTAACAAGCCGTACCGTCGTATTTGCTGACGGAACCAAAAAAACGCTTGGCATCCTGATGCCAGGTGAATACGAATTTGGAACGGATGCCAAAGAAATTATGGAAATCCAATCCGGTGAATTGAAAGTGCTGCTGCCAGGCAGCAGCGAATGGATCTCCATCAGCGGACAAGGCGAGTTCACGGTTCCTGCGAACTCCAAGTTCAAGCTGGAAGTATCCGTGGTTAGTGATTACATCTGCTCGTACATCAACGAGTAATGAACGAACAAAAACTCCCGCAGCCTGTTGTCTGTACCTTAGGGTACGACAAGGGGAAAGCGGGAGTTTTTTAATTATCTGGGCTGCGCAATTTGCCTACCTACGAAGTAGAGACGCCTTGTAATTTCCTAGCGACGGAAAGAGCAACATGTCTCACACGGATTGGAGAAAAGCTACTGAAGCTCGTAATGAACAGTCTGGCTCTACTTTGTAGAGGTCCTTTTTCATTCCTTACACACCGCGCATGAATCCCGGACAATAAGCTCTGTAGGAACGATGAGAGCAGGCGGAGGAAAATTAGGTGTATGAATCATCTTATTGAGAAGCAAGATGGATTGGCTGCCGATCGTCATGAAATCCTGCCGAATTGTGGTCAGCTTCGGGTACATATGTCTCGACATCTCAATATCGTCAAATCCTACGACCGAGACATCGCCGGGAACGGATATCCCTGCTTCCCCAGCAGCTTCGATCACACCGATAGCGCCCATGTCCGAGCTGCATATGATCGCAGTAGGGGGAACCTCCAGCTCCATGAAGGATTTCATAGCTTTATAGCCGCTTTCCTTGGTAAAGTCGCCTATGGAAATATACTCCGATACATAAGGCAAGCCTGCTTCCATTAATGCCTGTCGATAGCCCTCGAATCGAATCTTACCTACATAGGAATCCAGCTGACCTGCAACAAAAGCGATTTTCCGATGCTGCAATTGCTGCAAATAGCGAACGGCAGTCTTCATACTCTCCACGTTATCCGATGTCACATATCCGGCCCGGGGTCCAATAACGTCCATATCAATGAACATGGAAGGGATTTCGGATTGAAGCATTTCATCAAAATTAAAATCATGGCGTTGAAAGCCAAAGATGAGAACTCCTTCAACATTCCGGCTCATGCAGTGGCGAACAAGACTATAATCCGAATTCCATTCAGAATTGGCTAAATAAATGATGTCGTATCCGACTTCCTTGAGGACGGATTCCATTCCAGCCAAGACATTGACAAGGAACGGGTGGGATAATCCCGTAGTAAGAAACATGCCGATGGTATTGGAACGGCCCTTTACCAGCCCGCGCGCTGTAGAGTTTGGAATAAACTGCTCGTCGCGAATAATCTGGAGGACCCGTTCTTTTGTTTTTGAACTTACATTCGGATAATTATTTATGACTTTAGAGACAGTGGCAACGGACACTCCCGCAAACCTTGCAATGTCTCGAATATTTCGAACCATGAGAGGCACCTTATTTCTTTCTTGTTGTTTCTTCAAGGATAGCCTGTTTGTGAGTAGGATGCAATGGATGTGGCAACATTAATGATTCTAAAAGGGAAAACGTTTTCGTTGAATCTTGGAAAAAGTATGCTATAATCAAAAATATCAGCGAAGACACCTAGTGTCTCATCATGCAGCAGAGATATGAAAGCGCTTATATGGTCCAAGTCTCTGAGATCCTTTTAAAGAAAAGTAGGTGATAATGTCGTGGCAGCCAAGAGAGAGAAGCTGGTAAATCGGTAATCGAAAAAGCATTCAGTCATCTTTTAGCAAGCTCGACAAAACTTCGTTCCATTCAACCCAAGAATAAACGCGTGTTCATTCCACATAAGCTTATGAAAGTTAAAGATCAGATTAATAAGTCTAGTACAGCAATGATATATGGGTTATTCGTATGCTAAAACGAAAACGTTTTCGTTACAAGTAAATGCGCTTAAGATTTTTATAGCGACCTAAATGCTTAAGGAGGCTATCGATGAACACGAAAGCAAGCATGAAACAATTTTTTACATTACTAGCTATAGTAATTTTGCTGGTCTCGTCTGTACCAGTTAAAGTGAGTGCGGAGGCCGGCAATTATGAGCATTTGGAAGCTGCTCCCGCTGTTAAGCCCTCGGTTGGTGGAGCGCTTCAGCTAATCGAGAATAACGGGAGGAAGACCCTCGGCGACGCTCAAGGAAACCCAATCCAATTAAGAGGGATGAGCACGCACGGCTTGCAGTGGTACCCGGAAATCATCAATAACAATGCATTTGCCGCATTGTCGCATGACTGGGGGGCAAATCTGATTCGCCTAGCTATGTATGTGGGCGAGGATGGCTATGCGACTCACCCTGAGATCAAGCAAAAGGTCATCGACGGAATTAATTATGCAATAGCTAACGATATGTATGTTATTGTCGATTGGCACGTCCATAATCCGGGGGACCCGAATGCTGAGACCTACAAAGGTGCGAAAGATTTTTTCCAGGAAATTTCTACACTTTACCCGAACGATAAACACATTCTGTATGAGCTGGCCAATGAGCCAAACGGTGGAAATACGCCAGGAGTGACCAATGACGCAGCAGGCTGGGCTGCAGTTAAGTCGTATGCGGAGCCCATCATTCATATGCTGCGCGATAACGGTAACACCAATATCGTCATTGTGGGAAGTCCAAATTGGAGCCAAAGGGCTGATCTGGCTGCGGACAATCCGATAGCGGATGACAATACGATGTATACGGTGCATTTCTATACCGGCACGCATATGCCATCGGCAGATTCCAGCGACAGAACAAACGTGATGAGTAATGCAAAGTATGCACTTGAGCATGGCGTGGCACTGTTTGCGACAGAATGGGGAACGAGCGAGGCCAGCGGTAACAACGGACCTTTCCTCGATAAGGCTGATGACTGGATTGAGTTTTTGAATGCGAACAACATCAGTTGGGCGAACTGGTCTTTGACGAACAAAAGCGAAACCTCTGCGGCCTTCCTGCCCTTT
This genomic window from Paenibacillus hexagrammi contains:
- the ppnP gene encoding pyrimidine/purine nucleoside phosphorylase; amino-acid sequence: MSSFENVTVLTKANVYFDGKVTSRTVVFADGTKKTLGILMPGEYEFGTDAKEIMEIQSGELKVLLPGSSEWISISGQGEFTVPANSKFKLEVSVVSDYICSYINE
- a CDS encoding LacI family DNA-binding transcriptional regulator, which produces MKKQQERNKVPLMVRNIRDIARFAGVSVATVSKVINNYPNVSSKTKERVLQIIRDEQFIPNSTARGLVKGRSNTIGMFLTTGLSHPFLVNVLAGMESVLKEVGYDIIYLANSEWNSDYSLVRHCMSRNVEGVLIFGFQRHDFNFDEMLQSEIPSMFIDMDVIGPRAGYVTSDNVESMKTAVRYLQQLQHRKIAFVAGQLDSYVGKIRFEGYRQALMEAGLPYVSEYISIGDFTKESGYKAMKSFMELEVPPTAIICSSDMGAIGVIEAAGEAGISVPGDVSVVGFDDIEMSRHMYPKLTTIRQDFMTIGSQSILLLNKMIHTPNFPPPALIVPTELIVRDSCAVCKE
- the tkt gene encoding transketolase, translating into MTATNQTIEQLAVNTIRTLGIDAIEKSKSGHPGIVMGAAPMAYVLWTQHMKHNPANPKWVNRDRFVLSAGHGSMLLYSMLHLCGYDLSLDEIKNFRQWGSKTPGHPEFGHTAGVDATTGPLGQGVGMAVGMAMAEAHLRETYNKDSFNVIDHYTYAICGDGDLMEGVSYEAISLAGHLKLGKLIMLYDSNDISLDGELNMAFSENIQKRFESANWQYLRVEQENDLAAISKALEEAKADPTRPTLIEVRTTIGFGSPNKGGKGGHAGPHGSPLGTDEAKLTKQAYGWPEEPDFLVPDEVRAHYAQVKENGGNAEAAWNKLMDAYKSAHPELAAQFNMAVNGELPAGWDAGLPVYSTEDKPLATRAASGNAINGIAGKLPQLIGGSADLASSNNTMIKGESNYTSANYAGRNLWFGVREFGMGTALNGMALHGGLKVYGATFFVFSDYLRASIRLAALMKLPVVYVLTHDSIAVGEDGPTHEPIEQLPALRVIPGVTVMRPADGNETSQAWRYALSQQEGPVALVLTRQNLPILEGSAELAKANIDKGAYVISDAANGKPDAQILATGSEVQLAVAAQKQLQAEGIHVRVVSMPSLELFEKQPQSYKDSVILPEVKKRLAVEMAYPLGWEKYVGDQGSILGISTFGASAPGDRVLKEYGFSVENVVARVKALLS
- a CDS encoding DUF1800 domain-containing protein, producing MSQIWTEHEVIHLLNRASFGGTKLEIDACLKLGKLETVNRLITGQPLTDYPQSMKEMNDVICDGIALNSNQLGDQQLYWFYRMINTSAPLIEKMTLFWHSHFATSIGKVHLPPLMLRQNELFRRYALGSFRDLLNEIGTDPAMMMWLDVGQNRKGSPNENYAREVMELFTLGRGCYSEQDVKEAARSFTGWNYDRVNDLVDLDPAQHDSGMKTVLGKSGFLDADDIINILIGQDALYSFIANKLLQYFALPNPPQTWVAEVASQLKKSQNIGDTISTIFLSDKFYEEHVVMSLIKSPVEYIVTLSRLLPLPFNRYIINIAKAMGQELYNPPNVAGWQGDQAWLSTTYLFSRFQFVEWAVKYISISWLQPFSETEKMPTLDRIKFMGRQLSIPVLSPATLYGLTNFASTSRLHTKDEVCPFIHLMLMCPEAQLK